The following coding sequences lie in one Geotoga petraea genomic window:
- the hpf gene encoding ribosome hibernation-promoting factor, HPF/YfiA family has translation MEFKVFVKDIQLTPALQNYIEKRMSKPDHMLKKHEDLLSPADFRIQKEGGIYKVEITAHFKKFNKIIKVEEKDGDLYEAIDNVTDSLERKIRKLKTRIQEHDSKKQFNEAIKDTEENEEQSRIRKTKRYDLSMMPAEEALLQAELLGHNFFVFRNADTNEVNVVYKRNNGSFGLIEFVE, from the coding sequence ATGGAATTTAAAGTTTTTGTAAAAGATATTCAGTTAACTCCAGCACTTCAAAATTATATTGAAAAAAGAATGAGTAAGCCGGATCATATGTTGAAAAAACATGAGGATTTATTATCTCCTGCTGATTTTAGGATCCAAAAAGAAGGCGGTATTTATAAAGTTGAAATTACCGCACACTTTAAAAAATTCAATAAAATCATAAAAGTTGAAGAAAAAGATGGAGATTTATATGAAGCAATTGATAATGTGACAGACTCTTTAGAAAGAAAAATAAGAAAATTAAAAACAAGAATACAAGAACATGATTCTAAAAAACAATTTAACGAAGCAATTAAAGATACAGAAGAAAACGAAGAACAATCAAGAATTAGAAAAACAAAAAGATATGATTTATCTATGATGCCAGCTGAAGAAGCACTTTTACAAGCTGAATTATTGGGACATAATTTTTTTGTATTTAGAAATGCAGATACAAATGAAGTTAACGTAGTTTATAAGAGGAATAATGGTTCATTTGGATTAATTGAATTTGTAGAATAA
- a CDS encoding GNAT family N-acetyltransferase, translating to MALSVFTFLFKDFEFFKLAYDIRNEVFIKEQKVPVEEELDGLDPACIHFLGLYENTPVATARVRYIDKDTWKVERVAVIKEQRSKGFGKEIMENIENEAGKKKVSKLILNSQKNAIDFYKSLGFESLSDEFFYEAGIPHVQMEKILKESQN from the coding sequence ATGGCTTTATCAGTTTTCACATTTTTATTCAAAGATTTTGAATTTTTTAAATTAGCTTATGATATTAGGAATGAAGTTTTTATAAAAGAACAAAAAGTTCCAGTAGAAGAAGAATTAGATGGGCTTGATCCTGCTTGCATTCATTTTTTAGGGCTATATGAAAACACCCCTGTTGCTACTGCAAGAGTACGTTATATAGATAAAGATACATGGAAAGTAGAAAGAGTTGCAGTTATCAAAGAACAAAGGAGTAAAGGTTTTGGAAAAGAAATCATGGAAAACATTGAAAATGAGGCTGGCAAAAAGAAAGTTTCAAAATTGATTTTGAACTCACAAAAAAACGCTATCGATTTCTACAAATCTTTAGGTTTTGAATCTTTATCTGACGAATTTTTCTATGAAGCTGGAATACCACATGTGCAAATGGAAAAAATATTAAAAGAAAGCCAAAATTAA
- a CDS encoding M16 family metallopeptidase, with protein sequence MFKVNKLKNGLTLLLLKRKTMRSASVSFCVKSGSVHEENNIAGVSHFIEHTVFRKTKTRNIKEIKKPLEEVGGSLNAFTARNLTLFYSKVPSRNINIAIEILSDLTFNASLEKDDIEKEKKVILEEIAMYEDDPVDQIFENLFKNVYDENFGRPIIGYRDTVKNMDEKTLREHYSKNFIPANTIVSIVGNFDEEEVIRYLESMEINRDSKEPNKILSPNISKEEINVVKKKKDLSQNYLVYAYEAPPKYSKDYYATLVLNTMMGSGMSSLLFTNIREEAGLVYEVASDYNSYNDSGLFMIYAATSDENVEKYKEKIDEITKEIYKREDLEDWVNYGKQRLIGKMTIDIETNMAYGMKILDLYLTYGKIVNIDEIVKKIEEVSLEDVVRVSKGIFSNNKFVSELNPEK encoded by the coding sequence TTGTTTAAAGTAAATAAATTAAAAAATGGATTAACTCTTTTATTGTTGAAAAGGAAGACAATGAGAAGTGCCTCCGTATCTTTTTGTGTAAAATCTGGTTCTGTTCATGAAGAAAATAATATTGCCGGTGTGTCTCATTTTATTGAGCACACCGTTTTTAGAAAAACTAAAACAAGAAATATAAAAGAAATCAAAAAGCCTTTAGAAGAAGTTGGAGGTTCATTAAACGCCTTCACAGCAAGAAATCTCACTCTTTTTTATTCTAAGGTTCCGAGTAGAAATATAAACATAGCTATTGAAATCCTATCAGACTTAACATTCAATGCTTCTCTTGAAAAAGACGATATAGAAAAAGAGAAGAAAGTTATATTAGAAGAAATTGCAATGTACGAAGATGATCCAGTTGATCAAATTTTTGAAAATCTTTTCAAAAATGTGTATGATGAAAATTTTGGTAGACCTATAATAGGTTATAGAGATACAGTTAAAAATATGGATGAAAAAACCCTTAGAGAGCATTATTCAAAAAACTTTATTCCTGCAAACACAATAGTTTCAATAGTAGGGAATTTTGATGAAGAGGAAGTAATTAGATACTTAGAATCAATGGAAATTAACAGAGATTCAAAAGAGCCAAACAAAATTTTAAGCCCAAATATATCAAAAGAAGAGATAAATGTAGTAAAAAAGAAAAAAGATCTATCTCAAAACTACTTAGTTTATGCTTACGAAGCTCCACCAAAATATAGTAAAGACTATTATGCAACACTTGTGTTGAATACCATGATGGGTAGTGGGATGAGTTCGCTGCTTTTTACCAACATTAGAGAAGAAGCTGGTTTAGTATATGAAGTAGCTTCTGATTACAATTCTTATAATGACAGTGGTTTATTTATGATATATGCGGCAACATCTGATGAGAATGTTGAAAAATATAAAGAAAAAATCGATGAAATTACAAAAGAGATTTATAAACGCGAAGATTTAGAAGACTGGGTGAATTATGGGAAACAAAGACTTATAGGTAAAATGACAATTGATATAGAAACAAACATGGCGTATGGTATGAAGATATTAGATTTATATTTGACATATGGTAAAATTGTTAATATAGATGAAATAGTAAAAAAAATTGAAGAAGTTTCTTTAGAAGATGTCGTAAGAGTATCGAAAGGTATTTTTAGTAATAATAAATTCGTATCTGAGTTGAACCCGGAAAAATAA
- a CDS encoding PadR family transcriptional regulator yields the protein MNKKSIVETYILKFLSKKGKASGYDLIKSSKDKNIIISTGSIYPKLKDLKDRKIIDFEINGRKKEYFLTSKGKKYIDKLNNSDQVNDYFNKIKLISECNCANVSVEFREAINELIKLFSFADWNGQDDLKKIKNKLNFLKDKIENKLLEEVKE from the coding sequence ATGAATAAGAAAAGTATAGTGGAAACATACATACTGAAATTTTTATCAAAAAAAGGGAAAGCCTCAGGATACGATTTAATTAAAAGTTCAAAAGATAAAAATATCATAATATCTACGGGATCTATTTATCCCAAGTTAAAAGATCTGAAAGATAGAAAAATAATAGACTTTGAAATTAATGGAAGAAAAAAAGAATATTTTCTAACATCAAAAGGTAAAAAGTATATAGACAAACTTAATAATAGTGATCAAGTTAATGATTATTTCAATAAAATAAAGCTTATATCTGAATGTAATTGTGCCAATGTTTCAGTAGAATTTAGGGAAGCAATTAACGAATTAATCAAATTATTTTCTTTTGCAGATTGGAACGGCCAAGATGATCTTAAAAAAATTAAGAATAAATTGAATTTTTTAAAAGATAAAATTGAAAATAAATTATTAGAAGAGGTGAAAGAATGA
- a CDS encoding NAD(P)/FAD-dependent oxidoreductase translates to MKKVALIGFGAAAIGFLKGMIDNGNIKDYEVDVYEMGRDIENSGFGGLKYDGKLFISKNMGGDLEIPTNIQREIVEFFLEKADMISYENGKKVYKKDIEHGLSFDDEDLFKKFYNEGFEPVKSEFFHIGTDALADTVKKIYQDFEKEENINFHFNSKIEKINKFESHYTINNINKNYDHLILAVGRRGHKLVKSLIAQEPKIVLSNNKVDLGVRFELPDHVVQELNDKMYEFKLRLKTKTGYTVRTFCNNPSGEVTLEKYDDFVTVNGHAKANKKTKNTNFAILVTHSFTQPFNDPIGYGSYISKLSNILSGGEKVILQTYEDFYNSNRTKKVGRVEPTLSDDSYILGDLNLVFPRKTVESIIDFMERLNEVIPGITYPDNLLYGVEAKFYGNKVDNSLFDNLKIIGDSSGWTRSITYAAAHGYLISNTL, encoded by the coding sequence ATGAAAAAAGTTGCTTTGATTGGATTTGGTGCGGCAGCTATTGGGTTTTTAAAAGGGATGATAGATAATGGTAATATTAAAGATTATGAAGTAGACGTTTATGAAATGGGAAGAGATATTGAAAATTCTGGATTTGGTGGTCTAAAATACGATGGGAAATTATTCATATCAAAAAATATGGGTGGAGATTTAGAAATACCGACTAATATTCAGAGAGAAATTGTAGAATTTTTTCTTGAAAAGGCTGATATGATAAGTTATGAAAACGGGAAAAAGGTTTATAAGAAAGATATAGAACATGGATTATCTTTTGATGATGAAGATCTCTTTAAAAAGTTTTATAATGAAGGTTTTGAACCAGTAAAATCGGAATTTTTTCATATTGGGACCGATGCATTAGCTGACACAGTTAAAAAAATATACCAGGATTTTGAAAAAGAAGAAAATATAAATTTTCATTTTAACTCAAAAATAGAAAAGATCAATAAATTCGAAAGCCATTATACTATAAACAACATAAACAAAAATTATGATCACCTAATTTTGGCAGTTGGAAGAAGGGGACACAAGCTTGTTAAATCTTTGATTGCACAAGAGCCTAAAATAGTTTTATCAAACAATAAGGTAGATTTGGGGGTGAGATTCGAACTTCCAGATCATGTTGTTCAAGAACTAAACGATAAAATGTATGAATTTAAGTTAAGATTGAAAACCAAAACTGGATATACCGTAAGAACATTTTGTAATAACCCTTCAGGAGAAGTCACGTTAGAGAAATACGATGATTTCGTAACTGTGAATGGTCACGCAAAGGCGAATAAAAAAACTAAAAATACGAATTTTGCGATATTAGTAACTCATTCGTTCACACAACCATTTAATGACCCAATAGGTTATGGCTCATATATTTCTAAGTTATCTAACATTTTATCTGGTGGAGAAAAGGTAATTCTCCAAACTTATGAAGATTTTTATAATTCTAATAGAACTAAAAAGGTAGGAAGAGTTGAACCAACACTATCAGATGATTCTTATATTTTGGGCGACTTAAATTTGGTCTTTCCAAGAAAAACTGTTGAGTCTATAATTGATTTTATGGAAAGGCTAAATGAAGTGATTCCGGGAATAACTTATCCAGATAATCTTTTATATGGTGTAGAAGCGAAATTTTATGGAAATAAAGTGGACAATAGCTTATTTGATAACCTCAAAATAATAGGGGATTCTTCTGGTTGGACAAGATCAATTACTTATGCTGCAGCTCATGGATATCTAATATCTAACACTTTATGA
- a CDS encoding GIY-YIG nuclease family protein, producing the protein MNKGTYILYIKIERDFSFRTSKKLFKIKRGIYVYVGSALKNLHQRVGRHISYKEGKYKKHWHIDNLLENGEVIRVVLIPDGKYREIEISKLFNSEFSPVKGFGASDIKELDSNLYKIDNLEKAFDLIKKIN; encoded by the coding sequence ATGAACAAAGGTACTTATATATTATATATAAAAATTGAAAGAGATTTTTCTTTCAGAACATCGAAAAAATTGTTCAAGATCAAGAGAGGGATATACGTTTATGTAGGATCAGCTTTAAAAAACTTACATCAAAGAGTTGGAAGACATATTTCTTATAAAGAGGGAAAATACAAAAAGCATTGGCATATAGATAATTTACTTGAAAACGGAGAAGTTATAAGAGTGGTTCTAATTCCAGACGGAAAGTATAGAGAAATAGAAATATCAAAACTTTTTAACTCTGAGTTTTCACCTGTTAAAGGGTTTGGAGCTTCTGATATAAAAGAACTTGATTCTAATCTATATAAAATTGATAATCTTGAAAAAGCTTTTGATTTAATAAAGAAAATAAATTAA
- a CDS encoding FAD-dependent oxidoreductase, producing the protein MKIVIVGGVAGGATAAARLRRLSEDAEIIVIERGEYISFANCGLPYHIGGTIESREELLLETPESFLKKINVEVRNHTEALSIDRENKKILVRDRKNMEDYNLDYDYLILSPGANPFVPPVEGFDKEGVKTLRNVNDMDKIINYIEENEVKNAVVAGGGFIGVEMAENLTERGIRVSLIETADQIMNTVDFEIASIIQNHMKEHGVNLIMGNAIEKIEGDKEFIVKLSNHKEIKTELVILSIGVRGEIKLAIEAGLKIGRKGITVDRHMRTSDKNIFAIGDAVEIQHLISGEKTNIPLAAPANKQARIVANNIIKNNSEEYKGSIGTSIAKVFEMAIGSTGLNEKQLQAMGIDYISSITNSKNHAGYYPGASLLTTKLLFKKDGKILGGQVVGKNGVDKRIDVLATAISGNMTVSDLTDIDFAYAPPFGSAKDPLNVAGYVGENILNGEIETIEWNELEDLENFVLIDVRNRDEINEKNIIGLKNEINIPFPKLREKLDTLDKNKTYITYCTLGMRGYFAYRILKLNGFKVKNLNGGFTVYANAKKAEIMLKNS; encoded by the coding sequence ATGAAAATAGTTATAGTTGGAGGAGTAGCAGGTGGTGCTACTGCGGCGGCAAGATTAAGAAGATTGTCAGAAGATGCTGAGATAATAGTTATAGAAAGAGGAGAATATATTAGTTTTGCTAATTGTGGGTTACCTTACCACATAGGAGGAACTATTGAATCAAGAGAAGAGTTATTGTTAGAAACCCCTGAATCATTTTTAAAAAAGATAAATGTCGAAGTCAGAAACCATACAGAAGCTTTATCAATAGATAGAGAAAATAAAAAAATATTGGTTAGAGATAGAAAAAATATGGAAGATTATAATTTAGATTATGATTACTTGATTTTATCCCCTGGAGCAAATCCATTTGTACCACCTGTTGAAGGATTTGACAAAGAAGGGGTCAAGACATTAAGAAATGTTAATGACATGGATAAAATAATTAATTATATAGAAGAAAATGAGGTTAAAAATGCGGTTGTCGCTGGTGGAGGTTTTATTGGTGTAGAAATGGCTGAAAACTTGACGGAAAGAGGTATTCGAGTTTCATTAATTGAAACGGCTGATCAAATAATGAATACAGTTGATTTTGAAATTGCTTCAATAATTCAAAATCATATGAAAGAACACGGGGTTAATCTAATAATGGGAAATGCCATAGAAAAAATAGAAGGCGATAAAGAATTTATTGTGAAACTTTCCAACCATAAAGAGATAAAGACCGAATTAGTCATTTTGTCAATTGGAGTTAGAGGAGAAATAAAATTAGCCATTGAAGCTGGGTTAAAGATAGGTAGAAAAGGTATAACTGTTGATAGGCATATGAGGACTTCAGATAAGAATATCTTTGCTATTGGGGACGCTGTTGAAATACAACATCTTATAAGCGGAGAAAAAACAAATATTCCTTTAGCAGCACCAGCAAACAAACAAGCAAGGATAGTTGCAAATAACATTATTAAAAATAACAGTGAAGAGTATAAAGGCAGTATTGGTACATCTATTGCGAAAGTATTTGAAATGGCAATTGGTTCTACAGGATTGAATGAAAAACAATTACAAGCTATGGGAATAGACTATATATCCTCGATTACAAATTCTAAAAACCATGCTGGTTATTATCCTGGCGCATCACTTTTAACAACAAAGCTACTTTTCAAAAAAGATGGGAAAATACTTGGTGGACAAGTCGTTGGAAAAAACGGAGTAGATAAAAGAATTGATGTTCTTGCCACTGCGATTAGCGGTAACATGACAGTTAGTGATTTAACAGATATAGATTTTGCTTATGCACCTCCTTTTGGATCAGCAAAAGATCCTTTAAATGTAGCTGGATACGTTGGAGAAAATATTTTGAATGGAGAGATTGAAACAATAGAATGGAATGAGTTAGAAGATTTAGAAAATTTTGTTTTGATAGATGTGAGAAATCGAGATGAAATAAACGAGAAAAACATAATTGGGTTAAAAAATGAAATAAATATTCCTTTCCCAAAGTTGAGAGAAAAATTAGATACTTTAGATAAAAATAAAACATATATAACATACTGTACACTTGGAATGAGAGGTTATTTTGCATACAGAATATTGAAATTGAACGGATTCAAAGTAAAAAATCTTAATGGTGGATTTACTGTTTATGCCAATGCAAAAAAAGCTGAGATAATGTTGAAAAATTCATAA
- a CDS encoding alpha/beta hydrolase, with protein sequence MIYEYDKKINEVKKEVKEKYTEYTIKAPYEEKFHKENENMIFRVFENKKSLKGDIVFIHGIGPNNIKYLQWYAEYFSKKGYRTTMTILPYHYKRKNSDLIDGEPFYSAEPDKCIQLFHNAVKDIRKTIDYISNFDGFDNNKLHLMGVSFGGIIGTLVLALDDRINKGILTITGGNWRWINFHSPYTDKVREEYRTKGNAYGCNGEEFCAKNFRSDAQKFVKDNFNSVDDIFTKSPIPCYAYDPLSFAPFVENKVLYIQGKYDKIIPKRASEDLYEMFPNAKKKVFPAGHKSSILFRRNIARWAINFIENE encoded by the coding sequence ATGATTTATGAATATGATAAAAAAATAAATGAAGTAAAAAAAGAAGTCAAAGAAAAATATACAGAATATACAATAAAAGCGCCATATGAAGAAAAGTTTCATAAAGAGAATGAAAACATGATTTTTAGAGTATTTGAAAATAAAAAAAGTTTAAAAGGGGACATAGTTTTTATTCATGGTATAGGCCCAAATAATATTAAATATCTTCAATGGTACGCGGAATATTTTAGTAAAAAAGGATACAGAACAACAATGACTATCTTGCCTTACCACTATAAAAGAAAAAATTCTGATCTGATAGATGGAGAGCCTTTTTATTCTGCAGAACCAGACAAATGTATCCAATTATTTCATAATGCTGTAAAGGATATAAGAAAAACTATTGATTATATCTCTAATTTTGATGGTTTTGATAATAATAAACTTCACTTGATGGGAGTGTCTTTTGGAGGAATTATCGGGACTTTAGTTTTAGCTTTGGATGATAGAATAAATAAGGGTATATTAACTATAACTGGAGGGAACTGGAGATGGATTAACTTTCATTCTCCTTACACAGATAAAGTTAGAGAAGAATATAGAACAAAAGGTAACGCTTATGGGTGTAATGGAGAGGAATTTTGTGCCAAAAATTTTAGAAGCGATGCACAAAAATTTGTCAAAGATAATTTCAACAGTGTGGATGATATTTTCACGAAATCGCCGATACCTTGTTATGCATATGATCCATTGTCTTTTGCCCCGTTTGTGGAAAATAAAGTTTTATATATCCAAGGTAAGTATGATAAAATAATTCCAAAGAGGGCGTCTGAAGATTTATATGAAATGTTTCCGAACGCTAAAAAGAAAGTTTTTCCAGCGGGCCATAAATCATCTATATTGTTTAGAAGAAATATTGCAAGGTGGGCCATAAACTTTATAGAAAACGAGTGA
- the rpsO gene encoding 30S ribosomal protein S15 yields MSRGLENDVTKGIVEEFQINEKDTGSVEVQVALLSARIKHITEHLKKHPKDFHSRRGLMSMVGKRRKMLKYLKKGKPELYQELIKKLGIRG; encoded by the coding sequence ATGTCAAGAGGATTAGAAAATGATGTGACAAAAGGAATCGTTGAAGAATTTCAAATTAACGAAAAAGACACGGGGTCAGTAGAAGTACAAGTGGCTTTACTTTCTGCAAGAATCAAACACATTACCGAACATTTAAAAAAACACCCAAAAGATTTCCATTCAAGAAGAGGTTTAATGTCAATGGTTGGTAAAAGAAGAAAGATGTTAAAATACTTGAAAAAAGGAAAACCAGAGTTATATCAAGAATTAATTAAAAAACTTGGAATAAGAGGATAA
- a CDS encoding polyribonucleotide nucleotidyltransferase, giving the protein MKKWEKEIFGRKLSIEHGKMAKQSLGSVVLNFNESTILVTANASEKPKPGTDFLPLTVDFKEKFYAVGKIPGGFVKREGRPSEEAILSSRLIDRPIRPLFPKNFHNEIQVISTVFAMLSDDSIETWSITGASLALNLSPIPFNGVVAGVRVGYVDGKYVVFPTQEELEKSKMDIIVAGTNEAVTMVEGESLEVTEDEMVDALMFAHDAIKEIIKFEEEIIKDFNIEKWEVEEPECPEEFLNDFEKLIDEEEIIKRLLVDGKKNKDKNLAEYKKSIFEKFEEEYLDKWSESFYNEKKGFLNEKYEEIFKNTMRRSILDENRRADGRGVDEIRPIECETGLINRVHGSALFTRGETQSLGIVTLGAPMDVQMVDTIFSDEDKRFMLHYNFPPYATGESKPLRGPGRREIGHGHLAERAHKNLIPSEEEFPYTIRMVSEILESNGSSSMASVCSASLAMMDAGVPLKKHVAGIAMGLIFEEDKNVVLTDILGIEDHLGDMDFKVTGTREGITAFQMDVKVDKVTREIMKVALEKAKIARNHILDLMYDAIPEPKKEVSKFVPKIKTVQIPQKKIGDVIGRGGEVIKKIMENYTVEVFIDDSGLVKVTGFDTDKIDQAINHIKNLTTDVERGNIFEGKVTRIEKYGLFVEVLPGKTGLLHASNMKPKPTEFKLGQKVQVKVLKVEGPGKFQLELLEEPKEEKDGGQ; this is encoded by the coding sequence ATGAAAAAATGGGAAAAAGAAATTTTCGGAAGAAAATTATCTATTGAACACGGTAAAATGGCAAAACAATCATTGGGTTCAGTTGTATTAAATTTCAACGAATCGACAATTTTAGTAACTGCAAATGCGAGTGAAAAGCCAAAACCAGGTACAGATTTCTTACCTTTAACAGTAGATTTCAAAGAAAAATTCTATGCTGTAGGTAAGATCCCAGGAGGATTTGTTAAAAGAGAAGGAAGGCCAAGTGAAGAAGCAATATTATCTTCAAGATTAATAGATAGACCTATTAGACCTTTATTTCCAAAGAATTTTCACAATGAGATTCAAGTGATATCTACAGTTTTTGCAATGTTAAGTGATGACAGCATTGAAACTTGGAGTATTACTGGAGCATCATTAGCACTAAACTTATCACCAATTCCTTTTAATGGGGTTGTAGCAGGCGTAAGAGTTGGTTATGTGGATGGGAAATATGTTGTATTTCCAACTCAAGAAGAATTAGAAAAATCAAAAATGGATATAATCGTAGCAGGAACAAACGAAGCAGTAACCATGGTTGAAGGCGAATCTTTAGAAGTTACTGAAGATGAAATGGTGGATGCTTTGATGTTTGCACATGATGCCATAAAGGAAATTATAAAATTTGAAGAAGAAATTATAAAAGATTTCAACATTGAAAAATGGGAGGTTGAAGAACCAGAATGTCCAGAAGAATTTTTAAACGATTTTGAAAAACTAATAGATGAGGAAGAAATAATTAAAAGATTGTTAGTTGATGGAAAGAAAAATAAAGATAAAAATTTAGCTGAATATAAAAAATCAATTTTCGAAAAATTTGAAGAAGAATATTTAGATAAATGGTCAGAATCTTTCTATAACGAGAAAAAAGGTTTCTTAAACGAAAAATATGAAGAAATTTTTAAAAATACAATGAGAAGATCTATCCTTGATGAAAACAGAAGGGCTGATGGAAGAGGAGTAGATGAAATAAGACCCATTGAATGTGAGACAGGCCTTATTAACAGAGTTCATGGTTCAGCTTTATTCACAAGAGGTGAAACACAATCACTTGGTATTGTCACCTTGGGAGCTCCAATGGATGTGCAAATGGTAGATACTATTTTTTCTGATGAAGATAAAAGATTTATGTTGCATTATAATTTCCCACCATATGCAACAGGTGAATCAAAGCCATTAAGAGGACCAGGAAGAAGGGAAATTGGGCATGGACACTTAGCTGAAAGAGCGCACAAAAATTTAATTCCAAGTGAAGAAGAATTCCCATACACAATCAGAATGGTTTCTGAAATATTAGAATCTAACGGTTCTTCATCAATGGCTTCTGTATGTTCTGCTTCATTAGCTATGATGGATGCTGGAGTACCTTTAAAGAAACATGTTGCTGGTATAGCAATGGGGTTGATATTTGAAGAGGATAAAAATGTTGTTCTAACAGACATCTTAGGAATTGAAGACCATTTAGGGGATATGGATTTCAAAGTAACTGGAACAAGAGAAGGAATAACAGCTTTCCAAATGGACGTTAAAGTTGATAAAGTCACCAGAGAAATAATGAAAGTGGCTTTAGAAAAAGCCAAAATTGCAAGAAATCATATTTTAGATTTAATGTATGATGCTATTCCTGAACCTAAAAAAGAAGTTTCAAAATTTGTACCAAAAATAAAAACTGTTCAAATTCCTCAAAAGAAAATTGGAGACGTAATTGGTCGTGGTGGAGAAGTTATCAAAAAAATAATGGAAAATTACACAGTAGAAGTATTTATAGATGACAGTGGATTGGTAAAGGTAACAGGTTTTGACACTGATAAAATTGATCAAGCAATTAATCATATAAAAAATCTTACCACTGATGTTGAAAGAGGAAATATATTTGAAGGTAAGGTAACAAGAATAGAAAAATATGGATTATTTGTAGAAGTTTTGCCAGGTAAAACAGGATTATTGCATGCTTCTAATATGAAACCTAAGCCAACTGAATTTAAACTTGGGCAAAAAGTACAGGTAAAAGTTTTAAAAGTTGAAGGACCAGGTAAATTCCAATTAGAATTATTAGAAGAACCAAAAGAAGAAAAGGATGGAGGTCAATAA
- a CDS encoding glutaredoxin family protein, whose translation MQHTKITIYSTPSCPHCKRAKRYFKELGLQFKDYDVSKDKRAAEKMIKKTGQMGVPVIEIGNKTIVGFDQNKIKRLLGI comes from the coding sequence ATGCAACATACTAAAATTACAATTTATAGCACTCCAAGCTGTCCTCATTGTAAAAGAGCAAAGAGGTATTTTAAGGAGTTGGGATTACAATTTAAGGATTATGATGTATCAAAAGATAAGAGAGCAGCCGAAAAGATGATAAAAAAAACTGGGCAAATGGGTGTCCCAGTAATAGAAATCGGGAACAAGACTATTGTTGGTTTTGATCAAAATAAAATAAAAAGATTATTAGGTATTTAA